Proteins encoded together in one Desulfovibrio aminophilus window:
- the glpX gene encoding class II fructose-bisphosphatase, with protein sequence MEAPQRNLALDLVRVTEAAALASARWLGKGDKEAGDQAAVDAMRLSFETLDIDGRVVIGEGEKDEAPRLYNGERVGSGGLAVDVAVDPVEGTNLLAYGRPNAISVVGVAPAGSMFDPGPSFYMQKLVVPAEAKAVVDIEAPVGENLRKIAKALGKDVDDLVVFALDKPRHKKLIGEIREAGARIQLHTDGDVAGSLMAIDPRSEVDVMMGTGGTPEGVLSAIAIRIMGGEMFAKLDPQKQGEKNGLAESGMDIRRIYTVADLVKSEDLFFAATGISGGTFLKGVRYTGHGAETHSLVMRGKTGTIRYIEAIHNWDTLMRVSAVKYN encoded by the coding sequence ATGGAAGCCCCGCAGAGGAATTTGGCGCTTGATCTGGTGCGCGTGACCGAGGCCGCGGCCCTGGCCTCGGCCCGCTGGCTCGGCAAGGGCGACAAGGAGGCCGGCGACCAGGCCGCCGTGGACGCCATGCGCCTGTCCTTCGAGACCCTGGACATCGATGGCCGCGTGGTCATCGGCGAGGGCGAGAAGGACGAGGCCCCCCGGCTCTACAACGGCGAACGCGTGGGCAGCGGCGGACTGGCCGTGGACGTGGCCGTGGACCCGGTGGAGGGCACGAACCTCCTGGCCTACGGCCGCCCCAACGCCATCTCCGTGGTCGGCGTGGCCCCGGCCGGAAGCATGTTCGATCCCGGTCCGAGCTTCTACATGCAGAAGCTCGTGGTGCCCGCCGAGGCCAAGGCCGTGGTGGACATCGAGGCCCCGGTGGGCGAGAACCTGCGCAAGATCGCCAAGGCCCTGGGCAAGGACGTGGACGACCTGGTGGTCTTCGCCCTGGACAAGCCCCGGCACAAGAAGCTCATCGGCGAGATCCGCGAGGCGGGCGCGCGCATTCAGCTGCACACCGACGGCGACGTGGCCGGTTCGCTCATGGCCATCGACCCGCGCAGCGAGGTGGACGTGATGATGGGCACCGGCGGCACCCCCGAGGGCGTGCTTTCGGCCATCGCCATTCGGATCATGGGCGGCGAGATGTTCGCCAAGCTGGACCCGCAGAAGCAGGGCGAGAAGAACGGCCTGGCCGAGTCGGGCATGGATATCCGGCGCATCTACACCGTGGCCGATCTGGTCAAGAGCGAGGACCTCTTCTTCGCCGCCACGGGCATCTCCGGCGGCACGTTCCTCAAGGGCGTGCGCTACACCGGCCACGGCGCCGAGACCCACTCCCTGGTCATGCGCGGCAAGACCGGCACCATCCGCTACATCGAGGCCATCCACAACTGGGACACCCTCATGCGGGTGAGCGCCGTCAAGTACAACTGA
- the tkt gene encoding transketolase: MRDDSLDQKTVNVIRALVMDTVRAANSGHPGGAMSSADFATVLFSEFLNFDPDDARWFNRDRFVLSAGHESALLYALLHLAGFITLDDLKAFRQMGSRTPGHPEHDMTPGVEATTGPLGQGLAMSVGMAAAEAHLGSRLGADAVDHFTYVLASDGDLQEPVALGAASLAGLWGLSRLIVFYDSNKVQLAGPTKRADCSDYRKIFEAFCWQVIEVDGHDRAAIRKAVRDARLETSRPTLIIGHTVMAKGAATREGDHGTHGEPLPPEEIAATKKKMGLPENETFHVPADVAAHFRARFDGLRENARLWRENLKGRLAGDADFAALWKAATGPRADLALDWPGFEPGAKLATRQAWGKCLDHIAPKLPFLMGGSADLDPSNQTAKFRAAFGVFGEDGLDKRSMSFGVREFPMAAILNGMALHGGPIPFGATFLTFSDYCRNAIRMSALQKLPVLYVFTHDSFHLGEDGPTHQPIEHVASLRLIPDVLDFRPADAGETALCLELALREEKRPSCLFLTRQGLPVFDPAAYPAAKDGARRGGYVLADCEGEPEFILLASGSEVSLALEAVKLLPGRKIRVVNMVCQTLFDEQPADYKKSVLPPSVAKRASVEAGRTDCWFKYLGCDGLAIGLNHFGESAPAGELAKKYGFTPENVAKLIRERFF, from the coding sequence ATGCGCGACGACAGCCTGGACCAGAAAACAGTCAACGTCATCCGAGCCCTGGTCATGGACACCGTGCGGGCGGCCAATTCCGGCCACCCCGGCGGGGCCATGTCCTCGGCCGACTTCGCCACCGTGCTCTTCAGCGAGTTCCTGAACTTCGACCCGGACGACGCGCGCTGGTTCAACCGCGACCGCTTCGTGCTTTCGGCCGGGCACGAGTCCGCGCTGCTCTATGCCCTGCTGCACCTGGCCGGGTTCATCACCCTGGACGACCTGAAGGCCTTCCGCCAGATGGGCAGCCGCACCCCGGGCCACCCCGAGCACGACATGACTCCCGGCGTGGAGGCCACCACCGGCCCCCTGGGCCAGGGTCTGGCCATGTCCGTGGGCATGGCCGCCGCCGAGGCCCACCTGGGCTCCCGGCTGGGCGCGGACGCCGTGGACCACTTCACCTACGTCCTGGCCTCGGACGGCGACCTGCAGGAGCCCGTGGCCCTGGGCGCGGCCTCCCTGGCCGGGCTCTGGGGCCTGTCCCGGCTGATCGTGTTCTACGACTCCAACAAGGTCCAGCTGGCCGGTCCCACCAAGCGCGCCGACTGCTCGGACTACCGCAAGATCTTCGAGGCCTTCTGCTGGCAGGTCATCGAGGTGGACGGCCACGACCGCGCGGCCATCCGCAAGGCCGTGCGGGACGCCCGTCTGGAGACCTCCCGGCCCACGCTCATCATCGGCCACACGGTCATGGCCAAGGGCGCGGCCACCCGCGAGGGCGACCACGGCACCCACGGCGAGCCCCTGCCGCCGGAGGAGATCGCGGCCACCAAGAAGAAGATGGGCCTGCCCGAGAACGAGACCTTCCACGTGCCCGCCGACGTGGCGGCCCACTTCCGGGCCCGCTTCGACGGCCTGCGCGAGAACGCCCGGCTCTGGCGCGAGAACCTCAAGGGCCGCCTGGCCGGAGACGCGGACTTCGCCGCGCTCTGGAAGGCGGCCACCGGCCCGCGCGCGGACCTGGCCCTGGACTGGCCCGGCTTCGAGCCCGGGGCCAAGCTGGCCACCCGCCAGGCCTGGGGCAAGTGCCTGGACCACATCGCGCCCAAGCTGCCCTTCCTCATGGGCGGCTCGGCCGACCTGGACCCCTCGAACCAGACCGCCAAGTTCCGGGCGGCCTTCGGCGTGTTCGGCGAGGACGGCCTGGACAAGCGCTCGATGTCCTTCGGCGTGCGCGAGTTCCCCATGGCCGCCATCCTCAACGGCATGGCCCTGCACGGCGGACCGATCCCCTTCGGGGCCACGTTCCTGACCTTCTCGGACTACTGCCGCAACGCCATCCGCATGTCGGCCCTGCAGAAGCTGCCGGTGCTCTACGTCTTCACCCACGACTCCTTCCACCTGGGCGAGGACGGCCCCACGCACCAGCCCATCGAGCACGTGGCCTCGCTGCGGCTCATCCCGGACGTGCTGGACTTCCGCCCGGCCGACGCGGGCGAGACCGCGCTCTGCCTGGAGCTGGCCCTGCGCGAGGAGAAGCGGCCCTCCTGCCTGTTCCTGACCCGCCAGGGCCTGCCCGTGTTCGATCCGGCCGCGTACCCGGCGGCGAAGGACGGCGCGCGCCGGGGCGGCTACGTGCTGGCCGACTGCGAGGGCGAGCCCGAGTTCATCCTCCTGGCCTCCGGCTCGGAGGTCTCCCTGGCCCTGGAGGCCGTGAAGCTCCTGCCCGGCCGCAAGATCCGGGTGGTGAACATGGTCTGCCAGACCCTCTTCGACGAGCAGCCCGCCGACTACAAGAAGTCCGTGCTGCCGCCGTCCGTGGCCAAGCGCGCCTCCGTGGAGGCCGGGCGCACGGACTGCTGGTTCAAGTACCTGGGCTGCGACGGCCTGGCCATCGGCCTGAACCACTTCGGCGAGTCGGCCCCGGCCGGGGAACTGGCGAAGAAGTACGGTTTCACCCCGGAGAACGTGGCGAAGCTCATCCGCGAACGGTTTTTCTAG
- the rpiB gene encoding ribose 5-phosphate isomerase B — translation MHIVMASDHGGFQLKAFLKDKLAAAGHEVEDLGPDCAQSCDYPPYAAKAADRVLEAKCLGILICGTGLGMSIAANRFAGVRAALCTNEFMARMAREHNDANILCLGERVIGQGLAWSMVQAFLETSFAGERHQRRLDLIELFDRR, via the coding sequence ATGCACATCGTCATGGCCTCTGACCACGGCGGGTTCCAGCTCAAGGCATTTCTCAAGGACAAGCTGGCCGCCGCGGGCCACGAGGTGGAGGACCTGGGGCCGGACTGCGCGCAAAGCTGCGACTATCCGCCCTACGCGGCCAAGGCCGCTGATCGGGTGCTGGAGGCCAAGTGCCTGGGCATCCTCATCTGCGGCACCGGCCTGGGCATGTCCATCGCGGCCAACCGCTTCGCGGGCGTGCGCGCGGCCCTGTGCACCAACGAGTTCATGGCCCGCATGGCCCGCGAGCACAACGACGCCAACATCCTCTGCCTGGGCGAGCGGGTCATCGGCCAGGGCCTGGCCTGGTCCATGGTCCAGGCCTTCCTGGAAACGTCTTTCGCCGGTGAGCGGCACCAGCGCCGTCTGGACCTCATCGAGCTCTTCGACCGGAGATAG
- a CDS encoding tetratricopeptide repeat protein: MRRSSRYAVLGAVLALTLLGGCAARQAVPARQAGGPGLSPEARIQYYYLVYQDQILRLQRLTRTQPLNQETLAEALGYQKIAAEALDRVLAEQPSADLYLDKANLYWNNEQVGLARQALEEGLGRYPDDRSLNLYLANAWLMENKPDQAAAVFDAYVARFPKDDQAREQFAQVLVDLREYARALDALKPLLGPKADPELLFLAAQAESGLGRHRQALATLRRVLAQNPEDFDALSLQAYQHEMLKDYPAAVKAYTRLLKADETRDEVRLRLVSLLLKLNNPERALALVREGTREKLFLLEAAETFLREGFAAQASAVLDLLAEGAPLSSEYYLYKAMIAYEGRNDPGAALKFLERVPEGDPAAAQAMQFRIQILAAEKRMDEALATAVEGEKRYPDQSRFYILQAGLLAEGRKLDEARVVMERGVARLPGDTELLYRYGLLRREMGDEAGALETMEQVIAKNPEHAEALNYVGYTLADEGRDLDRALVLVNSALRQDPANGFMIDSLAWVYFRMGRLHEAWTEIRRAVTAVPGDPELWNHYGDIARSLGRGSDARRGYANALKKNHKDPATIQKKLNEL; encoded by the coding sequence ATGCGGCGTTCGTCCCGATACGCGGTCCTCGGGGCCGTTCTGGCCTTGACCCTGCTCGGCGGCTGCGCCGCCCGGCAGGCCGTCCCGGCCCGGCAGGCCGGGGGGCCCGGGCTCTCCCCCGAGGCCCGCATCCAGTACTACTACCTCGTGTACCAGGACCAGATCCTGCGCCTGCAGCGCCTGACCCGGACCCAGCCGCTGAACCAGGAGACCCTGGCCGAGGCCCTGGGCTACCAGAAGATCGCGGCCGAGGCCCTGGACCGGGTCCTGGCCGAGCAGCCCTCGGCCGACCTCTACCTGGACAAGGCCAACCTCTACTGGAACAACGAGCAGGTGGGCCTGGCCCGCCAGGCGCTCGAGGAGGGCCTGGGCCGCTACCCCGACGACCGCTCGCTCAACCTCTACCTGGCCAACGCCTGGCTCATGGAGAACAAGCCGGACCAGGCCGCCGCCGTGTTCGACGCCTACGTGGCGCGCTTCCCCAAGGACGACCAGGCCCGGGAGCAGTTCGCCCAGGTCCTGGTGGACCTGCGGGAGTACGCCCGGGCCCTGGACGCGCTCAAGCCCCTGCTCGGCCCGAAGGCCGATCCCGAGCTGCTCTTCCTGGCCGCGCAGGCCGAGTCCGGCCTGGGTCGGCACCGCCAGGCCCTGGCCACCCTGCGCCGCGTCCTGGCCCAGAACCCCGAGGACTTCGACGCCCTCTCGCTGCAGGCCTACCAGCACGAGATGCTCAAGGACTATCCGGCGGCGGTGAAGGCCTACACCCGGCTGCTCAAGGCCGACGAGACCCGCGACGAGGTCCGCCTGCGCCTGGTCAGCCTGCTGCTCAAGCTGAACAACCCGGAGCGGGCCCTGGCCCTGGTCCGGGAGGGCACGCGCGAGAAGCTCTTCCTCCTGGAGGCCGCCGAAACCTTCCTGCGCGAGGGCTTCGCGGCCCAGGCCTCGGCCGTGCTGGACCTGCTGGCCGAGGGCGCGCCCCTGTCCTCCGAGTATTACCTGTACAAGGCCATGATCGCCTACGAGGGCCGCAACGACCCGGGCGCGGCCCTGAAGTTCCTGGAGCGCGTGCCCGAGGGCGACCCGGCCGCGGCCCAGGCCATGCAGTTCCGCATCCAGATTTTGGCGGCCGAGAAGCGCATGGACGAGGCCCTGGCCACCGCGGTGGAGGGCGAAAAGCGCTACCCGGACCAGTCCCGCTTCTACATCCTCCAGGCCGGGTTGCTGGCCGAGGGCAGGAAGCTGGACGAGGCCCGCGTGGTCATGGAGCGCGGCGTGGCCCGGCTGCCCGGGGACACGGAGCTGCTCTACCGCTACGGCCTGCTGCGCCGGGAGATGGGCGACGAGGCCGGGGCCCTGGAGACCATGGAACAGGTCATCGCCAAGAACCCGGAGCACGCCGAGGCCCTGAACTACGTGGGCTACACCCTGGCCGACGAGGGCCGGGACCTGGACCGGGCCCTGGTGCTCGTGAACAGCGCGCTGCGGCAGGATCCGGCCAACGGCTTCATGATCGACTCCCTGGCCTGGGTCTACTTCCGCATGGGCCGCCTGCACGAGGCCTGGACCGAAATCCGCCGGGCCGTGACCGCCGTGCCCGGAGACCCGGAACTCTGGAACCACTACGGCGACATCGCCCGGTCCCTGGGCCGCGGGTCCGACGCCCGGCGCGGCTACGCCAACGCCCTGAAGAAGAACCACAAGGACCCCGCGACCATCCAAAAGAAGCTGAACGAGCTATGA
- a CDS encoding HD domain-containing protein: MTVAESLKELRRQARRMASLQTIPAFYLDCAVELKFSWDMFFDHPLILRLQEDCLPFLYDDFGHGVEHSKKVAQEACAIVLVECTAMSPDDCRHIGLLAQFAGLLHDTCRLEPHHAEKGGEVARMVLKDYPISDHDRDLVVQAIEAHEAFRPGQGLPEEPRARLLAGALYDADKFRWGPDNFVTTLWEICDYAEWSLKEITDRFPEGLARVEAVAGTFRTRTGRKYGPQMIEQGLVIGRELHERLKDLSGTGRRLSGREGRE, encoded by the coding sequence GTGACCGTGGCTGAGTCCCTCAAGGAACTGCGGCGACAGGCCCGCCGGATGGCCTCCCTGCAGACCATCCCGGCCTTCTATCTCGACTGCGCCGTGGAGCTGAAGTTCTCCTGGGACATGTTCTTCGACCATCCCCTCATCCTGCGCCTGCAGGAGGACTGCCTGCCCTTCCTCTACGACGACTTCGGGCACGGGGTGGAGCATTCCAAGAAGGTCGCCCAGGAGGCCTGCGCCATCGTGCTCGTGGAGTGCACGGCCATGTCCCCGGACGACTGCCGCCACATCGGGCTCCTGGCCCAGTTCGCCGGGCTGCTGCACGACACCTGCCGCCTGGAGCCGCACCACGCGGAAAAGGGCGGCGAGGTGGCCCGCATGGTCCTCAAGGACTACCCCATCTCGGACCACGACCGCGACCTCGTGGTCCAGGCCATCGAGGCGCACGAGGCCTTCCGGCCCGGGCAGGGCCTGCCCGAGGAGCCCAGGGCCCGGCTCCTGGCCGGGGCGCTCTACGACGCGGACAAGTTCCGCTGGGGGCCGGACAATTTCGTGACCACGCTCTGGGAAATCTGCGACTATGCGGAGTGGTCGCTGAAGGAGATCACCGACCGCTTTCCCGAGGGCCTGGCCCGCGTGGAGGCCGTGGCCGGAACCTTCCGCACCCGCACGGGCCGCAAGTACGGACCCCAGATGATCGAACAGGGGCTGGTCATCGGCCGCGAACTGCACGAGCGGCTCAAGGACCTCTCTGGAACGGGCCGGCGGCTTTCGGGCCGCGAGGGCAGGGAGTGA
- a CDS encoding RNA polymerase sigma factor RpoD/SigA, whose product MKSENRAATAEPEYLEPEAPESESQEEELLEEDLAAEEPGEEVSSEPFTLPAPSGRGEVVARDPLHLYLREISRFPLLAPEEEFELARRVREKNDQDAAFRLVSSHLRLVVKIAMDFQRRWMQNVLDLIQEGNVGLMKAVRKFDPEKGIKFSYYAAFWIKAYILKYIMDNWRMVKIGTTQAQRKLFYNLNKERQRLQSMGFDPTTQALSESLGVSETEIDEMDQRLSRNDMSLDLPLGEDSDTTRMDLLPSLTPGVEETLVNEQISQLLLKNLRTIEPKLSDKERIILNERLLSDEPVTLREIGQRFGVTRERVRQIEARLLEKLREHLESKVEGFSKDWIRDRG is encoded by the coding sequence ATGAAGTCCGAGAATCGCGCCGCGACGGCGGAACCCGAGTATCTCGAGCCCGAAGCGCCGGAATCCGAGAGCCAGGAGGAAGAACTCCTGGAGGAGGATCTGGCGGCCGAGGAGCCCGGCGAGGAGGTTTCGTCCGAGCCCTTCACCCTGCCCGCGCCCTCGGGCCGGGGCGAGGTGGTGGCGCGCGATCCGCTGCACCTCTATCTGCGTGAAATCTCGCGCTTCCCCCTCCTGGCCCCGGAGGAGGAGTTCGAGCTGGCCCGCCGCGTGCGCGAGAAGAACGACCAGGACGCGGCCTTCCGGCTGGTCTCCTCGCACCTGCGTCTGGTGGTCAAGATCGCCATGGACTTCCAGCGCCGCTGGATGCAGAACGTGCTCGACCTGATCCAGGAGGGCAACGTGGGGCTGATGAAGGCGGTGCGCAAGTTCGACCCGGAAAAGGGCATCAAGTTCAGCTATTACGCCGCGTTCTGGATCAAGGCCTACATCCTCAAGTACATCATGGACAACTGGCGCATGGTCAAGATCGGGACCACCCAGGCCCAGCGCAAGTTGTTCTACAATCTGAACAAGGAGCGCCAGCGCCTGCAGTCCATGGGTTTCGATCCCACCACTCAGGCCCTTTCCGAGAGCCTGGGGGTGAGCGAGACCGAGATCGACGAGATGGACCAGCGCCTTTCGCGCAACGACATGTCCCTGGACCTGCCCCTGGGCGAGGACTCGGACACCACGCGCATGGACCTCCTGCCCTCGCTCACGCCGGGGGTGGAGGAGACGCTGGTCAACGAGCAGATATCCCAGCTTCTGTTGAAGAATCTGCGAACCATCGAGCCCAAGCTTTCGGACAAGGAACGGATCATTCTCAACGAACGGCTGCTCTCCGACGAGCCCGTGACCCTGCGCGAGATCGGGCAGCGGTTCGGCGTGACCCGCGAGCGCGTTCGCCAGATCGAGGCCCGGCTTCTGGAAAAGCTCCGGGAACATCTGGAAAGCAAGGTCGAAGGCTTTTCCAAGGATTGGATTCGTGACCGTGGCTGA
- a CDS encoding homocysteine S-methyltransferase family protein, translating into MPDFRGALRGADFLLFDGGYGTLLQSRGLPPGLSPELWGLKAPEVVAGVHREYVAAGARVLTTNTFGGSRFKLAGAADVRSLNREMAALARSAAGDSVFVAGSVGPTGHFIEPLGEVSFREMVAAFREQIQGLAEGGADLILGETHFDLAEARALIIAAREACSLPVALTMTFEGLATLTGSDPLLCVDALQNMGVDLLGTNCSAGPEQMVDTVRAMLPRLSVPLLVQPNAGLPELDGDGKTVFRLAPEAFSEQAARFADLGAKAVGGCCGTTPEHIRALGGRLAGRSWSRPEPTDDAWTVVTSRARSVALGGSHPCAVIGERINPTGKKALTAELQAGRLDEALRLATEQVEAGAPILDVNVGAPLVREAELLPVLVKTLAARLPLPLSLDSSDPAAVEEALWAYPGSPLVNSVSGEPGRMEALGPLCAKFGAPFILLPLEGKKLPVTASERIAVIEKLLDQALSLGIPKRLVVVDALALTVSSKPEAARHCLAVIEHCARVLGLPTTLGLSNISFGLPARELLNSTFLAMAAAAGLSSCIANPSSARLRESLGAAEVLLNRDPQAGRYIQNFSGWTPAAPQAVPAGGAAAPQAAPDAAPGDPLSTLRRAVIKGGKDAIVSLCRKALDAGHPAFAVVNEALIPGIMEVGEKYERKEYFLPQLLLSAETMQVAFAHLKPILEEDGGPKGPVVVMATVEGDIHDIGKNIVCLMLKNHGFVVHDLGKDVPAERIVDEAQANGAKVIGLSALMTTTMVRMEDTIRLLAERGLEIPVMIGGAVVTEHFAQAIGAAGHSTDAVSAVRLAKRLAGTLQ; encoded by the coding sequence GTGCCCGATTTTCGCGGCGCCCTGAGGGGCGCGGACTTCCTGCTTTTCGACGGAGGCTACGGCACTCTCCTGCAATCCCGGGGGCTGCCCCCCGGCCTGTCGCCCGAACTCTGGGGCCTGAAGGCCCCGGAAGTGGTCGCCGGGGTCCACCGCGAGTACGTCGCGGCCGGGGCCCGGGTGTTGACCACGAACACCTTCGGCGGCAGCCGCTTCAAGCTGGCCGGGGCCGCCGACGTCCGCTCCCTGAACCGCGAGATGGCCGCCCTGGCCCGCTCCGCGGCCGGGGACTCGGTCTTCGTGGCCGGTTCCGTGGGCCCCACCGGGCACTTCATCGAACCCCTGGGCGAGGTCTCCTTCCGCGAGATGGTGGCCGCCTTCCGGGAACAGATCCAGGGCCTGGCCGAGGGCGGGGCCGACCTCATCCTGGGCGAGACCCACTTCGACCTGGCCGAGGCCCGGGCGCTCATCATCGCGGCCCGCGAGGCCTGCTCCCTGCCCGTGGCCCTGACCATGACCTTCGAGGGCCTGGCCACGCTCACCGGCTCCGATCCCCTGCTCTGCGTGGACGCGCTCCAGAACATGGGCGTGGACCTGCTCGGCACGAACTGCTCCGCCGGGCCGGAGCAGATGGTCGACACCGTGCGGGCCATGCTCCCCCGGCTCTCCGTGCCCCTGCTCGTCCAGCCCAACGCGGGCCTGCCCGAGCTGGACGGCGACGGCAAGACCGTCTTCCGCCTGGCCCCGGAGGCCTTCTCCGAGCAGGCCGCGCGCTTCGCGGACCTGGGAGCCAAGGCCGTGGGCGGCTGCTGCGGCACCACCCCGGAGCACATCCGGGCCCTGGGCGGCCGCCTGGCCGGGCGCTCCTGGTCCCGACCCGAGCCCACGGACGACGCCTGGACCGTGGTCACCTCCCGGGCCCGCTCCGTGGCCCTGGGCGGAAGCCATCCCTGCGCGGTCATCGGCGAGCGCATCAACCCCACGGGCAAGAAGGCCCTCACCGCCGAGCTCCAGGCCGGACGCCTGGACGAGGCCCTGCGCCTGGCCACGGAGCAGGTCGAGGCCGGGGCTCCGATCCTGGACGTGAACGTGGGCGCGCCGCTGGTGCGCGAGGCCGAGCTCCTGCCCGTGCTGGTCAAGACCCTGGCCGCGCGCCTGCCCCTGCCCCTGTCCCTGGACTCCTCGGACCCGGCGGCCGTGGAGGAGGCCCTCTGGGCCTACCCAGGCTCGCCCCTGGTCAACTCCGTGAGCGGCGAACCGGGCCGGATGGAGGCCCTGGGCCCGCTCTGCGCCAAGTTCGGCGCGCCGTTCATCCTCCTGCCCCTGGAGGGCAAGAAGCTGCCGGTCACGGCCTCCGAGCGCATCGCGGTCATCGAGAAGCTCCTGGACCAGGCCCTGTCCCTGGGCATCCCCAAGCGCCTCGTGGTGGTGGACGCCCTGGCCCTGACCGTGTCCTCCAAGCCCGAGGCCGCGCGGCACTGCCTGGCGGTGATCGAGCACTGCGCCAGGGTGCTCGGCCTGCCCACCACCCTGGGCCTGTCGAACATCTCCTTCGGTCTGCCCGCGCGCGAACTCCTGAACTCCACCTTCCTGGCCATGGCGGCCGCCGCCGGGCTCTCCTCCTGCATCGCCAACCCCTCCTCGGCGCGGCTGCGCGAGAGCCTGGGCGCGGCCGAGGTGCTGCTCAACCGCGACCCCCAGGCCGGACGCTACATCCAGAACTTCTCCGGCTGGACCCCGGCGGCCCCCCAGGCCGTCCCGGCTGGCGGCGCGGCCGCGCCCCAGGCCGCCCCGGACGCCGCCCCCGGCGACCCGCTCTCGACCCTGCGCCGGGCCGTGATCAAGGGCGGCAAGGACGCCATCGTCTCCCTCTGCCGGAAGGCCCTGGACGCCGGACACCCGGCCTTCGCCGTGGTCAACGAGGCCCTCATCCCGGGGATCATGGAGGTGGGCGAGAAGTACGAGCGCAAGGAATACTTCCTGCCCCAGCTCCTGCTCTCGGCCGAGACCATGCAGGTGGCCTTCGCCCATCTGAAGCCCATCCTGGAGGAGGACGGCGGGCCCAAGGGGCCGGTGGTGGTCATGGCCACGGTGGAGGGCGACATCCACGACATCGGCAAGAACATCGTCTGCCTCATGCTCAAGAACCACGGCTTCGTGGTCCACGACCTGGGCAAGGACGTGCCCGCCGAACGCATCGTGGACGAGGCCCAGGCCAACGGGGCCAAGGTCATCGGCCTCTCGGCCCTGATGACCACGACCATGGTGCGCATGGAGGACACGATCCGGCTGCTGGCCGAGCGCGGCCTGGAGATTCCGGTGATGATCGGCGGGGCCGTGGTCACCGAGCACTTCGCCCAGGCCATCGGCGCGGCCGGACACTCCACGGACGCGGTCTCCGCCGTGCGGCTGGCCAAACGGCTGGCCGGGACGCTGCAGTAG
- a CDS encoding TlpA disulfide reductase family protein: protein MNSRLFPARLLATALLAVALFSTTACGGSEPPRKAAGGDWPAVDAAGVKSLVAESKGAPLLLCFWTTWCPSCRQEMGELAKLRSAYKPGQLRMVAVSLDEGPDALKAFFKDKPPVEVLHAGPAVGQAYGIESIPHLMIYDRDGKQVFNRPGAYPFAMLDGLIKGLVKE, encoded by the coding sequence ATGAATTCCCGACTTTTCCCCGCCCGCCTGCTGGCCACGGCGCTGCTGGCGGTGGCCCTGTTCAGCACCACGGCCTGCGGCGGCTCCGAGCCGCCCAGGAAGGCCGCCGGAGGGGACTGGCCCGCCGTGGACGCGGCCGGGGTCAAGAGCCTGGTGGCCGAGAGCAAGGGCGCGCCGCTCCTGCTCTGCTTCTGGACCACCTGGTGCCCCTCCTGCCGCCAGGAGATGGGCGAGCTGGCCAAGCTCCGCTCGGCCTACAAGCCCGGCCAGCTGCGGATGGTGGCCGTGTCCCTGGACGAGGGCCCGGACGCCCTGAAGGCCTTCTTCAAGGACAAGCCGCCGGTGGAGGTGCTCCACGCCGGACCCGCCGTGGGCCAGGCCTACGGCATCGAGTCCATCCCGCACCTCATGATCTACGACCGCGACGGCAAGCAGGTCTTCAACCGCCCGGGGGCCTACCCCTTCGCCATGCTCGACGGCCTGATCAAGGGGCTCGTCAAGGAATGA
- a CDS encoding N-acetyltransferase, with the protein MSQPLLRKARIDDAKAIHGLLLTSGEGDGMVLPRSFNQIYSHLRDFFVVADRDSGTVLGCCALSICWDNLAEIRSLKVHPDARGRGLGRHLIDACLSEAVTLGIFRVFVLTNQEAFFRKMGFEETGKDTLPQKVWADCVNCTKFPDCDETAMIMEL; encoded by the coding sequence ATGAGCCAGCCGCTGCTGCGCAAGGCCCGCATCGACGACGCCAAGGCCATCCACGGCCTGCTCCTGACCTCCGGCGAGGGAGACGGCATGGTCCTGCCGCGCTCCTTCAACCAGATCTATTCGCACCTGCGCGACTTCTTCGTGGTCGCGGACCGCGACAGCGGGACCGTGCTCGGCTGCTGCGCCCTGTCCATCTGCTGGGACAACCTGGCCGAGATCCGCTCGCTCAAGGTCCACCCCGACGCGCGGGGCCGGGGCCTCGGGCGGCATCTCATCGACGCCTGCCTGTCCGAGGCCGTGACCCTGGGCATCTTCCGGGTCTTCGTGCTCACGAACCAAGAGGCGTTCTTCAGGAAAATGGGCTTCGAGGAGACCGGCAAGGACACCCTGCCCCAGAAGGTCTGGGCCGACTGCGTGAACTGCACGAAGTTCCCGGACTGCGACGAAACCGCCATGATCATGGAGCTGTAA